A portion of the Sulfuricurvum kujiense DSM 16994 genome contains these proteins:
- a CDS encoding aminotransferase class I/II-fold pyridoxal phosphate-dependent enzyme gives MMNPYENELKALKRSGRYRERHIRDDALIDAASNDYLGLAHNKELHLKACETLSLYRDHSPKASMLVNGYHPIHAAFEKALCEANGFEAGIVMGSGFNANIGLIEALVRKGDVLLMDEEYHASGVAGARMCEGEVIFFPHNDVSALNTELERARGKRVIVAVEGIYSMGGDLVPREIIDLAIEYEAILILDEAHSSGVIGEHLMGILDYYEIVPTPLMIKMGTLGKAYGSFGAYILSSRHISEYLLNRAKNVIYATAPSLYDTALAHRALEYIQAHSDVLRGQIAARQNIVYEILGLRYKGLIVPIEIGDNREVMRLQEQLKKEMGFHVGAIRQPTVKKAIIRLIARLDIDEIVLAKACERLTQIWVK, from the coding sequence ATGATGAACCCCTACGAAAACGAACTTAAAGCGCTGAAACGCTCCGGCCGCTACCGTGAACGCCACATCCGTGATGACGCATTGATTGATGCCGCATCGAACGATTATCTGGGGCTTGCCCATAACAAAGAACTTCACCTAAAAGCGTGTGAAACCCTCTCGCTTTACCGTGATCACTCCCCGAAAGCCTCGATGCTGGTGAACGGCTACCATCCGATCCATGCGGCGTTTGAAAAGGCACTGTGCGAGGCAAACGGCTTTGAAGCGGGAATCGTCATGGGGAGCGGCTTTAACGCGAATATCGGTCTTATCGAAGCCCTTGTGCGCAAGGGGGATGTGCTTCTGATGGATGAGGAGTATCATGCCAGCGGCGTTGCGGGAGCACGGATGTGTGAGGGGGAGGTAATATTCTTCCCGCACAATGACGTGTCGGCATTGAATACAGAGTTGGAACGTGCTCGGGGGAAACGGGTGATCGTTGCGGTAGAGGGGATATACTCGATGGGGGGCGATTTGGTTCCCCGTGAGATCATCGATTTGGCGATAGAATACGAAGCTATTTTGATATTGGATGAAGCCCACAGCAGCGGCGTCATCGGAGAGCACCTGATGGGGATACTCGATTACTACGAGATCGTACCGACTCCGCTGATGATTAAAATGGGGACGTTGGGGAAAGCGTACGGAAGTTTCGGAGCTTATATCCTCTCATCGCGTCATATCAGCGAGTATCTTCTAAACCGAGCCAAAAACGTTATATACGCGACAGCCCCTTCACTGTATGATACGGCTCTGGCACACCGTGCATTGGAGTATATCCAAGCACATTCAGATGTGCTGCGCGGACAAATCGCCGCACGCCAAAACATCGTCTATGAGATACTGGGGTTAAGGTATAAGGGGTTGATCGTTCCGATTGAAATCGGAGATAACCGCGAAGTGATGCGGCTGCAGGAACAGCTTAAAAAAGAGATGGGATTTCACGTCGGAGCCATTCGGCAGCCGACGGTGAAAAAAGCGATAATAAGGCTGATCGCCAGACTCGATATCGATGAGATAGTTTTGGCGAAAGCGTGTGAGCGATTAACGCAGATTTGGGTAAAATAG
- a CDS encoding M48 family metallopeptidase yields MKLARFVLIGLLLGGCATAPLTNRTQFIMISSEQEMALGATEAQKVVQSSKLSGDKALQARIKRIGERIAAVSGRSDYVWEFNVIQDDTPNAFCLPGGKVFFYTGILKITENDDQIATVMGHEIAHALARHGAERMSMQSASNIGAQVLAAALNVPPEYRDLYAQAYGVTSQVGLILPYSRKFENEADQIGVYLMWKAGYNPAQALKFWENMEKLSSKGQKAPAFLSTHPADSERIKAIRDYIPLLPAQR; encoded by the coding sequence ATGAAATTAGCCAGATTTGTTTTGATCGGATTGTTGCTTGGCGGATGTGCGACGGCACCGTTGACGAATCGGACGCAGTTTATCATGATCTCCTCCGAGCAGGAGATGGCATTGGGGGCGACCGAAGCGCAAAAAGTAGTACAGTCCTCCAAACTGAGCGGCGATAAGGCTTTGCAGGCTCGAATCAAGAGAATCGGCGAACGGATTGCCGCGGTGAGCGGCAGAAGCGATTATGTATGGGAATTTAACGTTATCCAAGACGATACCCCAAACGCGTTTTGTCTGCCGGGGGGAAAAGTCTTTTTTTACACGGGTATTTTAAAAATTACCGAAAATGATGATCAGATAGCGACGGTGATGGGGCATGAGATTGCCCATGCCCTCGCACGCCACGGTGCCGAGCGGATGTCGATGCAAAGTGCGAGCAATATCGGGGCGCAAGTGTTGGCGGCGGCTTTAAACGTCCCTCCCGAGTACCGAGATCTCTATGCGCAGGCGTACGGCGTTACGTCTCAAGTGGGGCTTATCCTCCCCTACAGCCGAAAATTCGAAAATGAGGCGGATCAAATCGGTGTCTATCTGATGTGGAAAGCGGGATACAATCCTGCACAGGCGCTTAAATTTTGGGAAAATATGGAAAAACTCTCCTCCAAAGGGCAAAAAGCGCCCGCATTTTTATCAACCCACCCTGCGGATAGCGAACGGATCAAGGCGATACGCGACTATATTCCTCTATTGCCTGCACAGCGATGA